A window of the Serratia sarumanii genome harbors these coding sequences:
- a CDS encoding aldehyde dehydrogenase, with amino-acid sequence MERLNIFVAGRWREGRGEEMASVFPADGSVNARLRAANVEDVNEAVEAAERAWRAPEWRGLVPHQRASILYRVSNLILAQQEQLAELQTRDNGKPLAETRGLVASAAATARYFAAACEVLEGELPTPRSAEVMTLSQYQPMGVIAAITPWNSPIASEMQKVAPALAAGNAVVLKPAEATPLMALKLAELFEQAGLPAGLLSVLPGKGSVIGEALARHPLVKKIAFTGGTSTGRHLAHIAADKLIPTSLELGGKSPTIVLEDADLEQAARGICYGIFSSAGQACIAGSRLFVHRSLYQPLLARLTELTAGLRIGNPLVPGVHLGPLISAKHRQSVADYVALARQEGGRVIIGGEAPADPQLASGSYYLPTIIEGLNNDARVCQEEIFGPVLVALPFDDEQQLIEQANDSVYGLAAGIWSRDFPRAMALAERLETGTVWVNTYKTFSISTPFGGFKESGLGREKGLNGIKAYMQQKSVYLALSHQVNRWSD; translated from the coding sequence ATGGAACGATTGAATATTTTTGTCGCCGGGCGCTGGCGTGAAGGGCGTGGCGAAGAGATGGCTTCGGTATTCCCGGCCGACGGCAGCGTCAACGCGCGGCTGCGCGCCGCCAACGTCGAGGACGTGAACGAGGCGGTGGAAGCGGCAGAGCGCGCCTGGCGCGCGCCGGAATGGCGCGGGCTGGTGCCGCATCAACGCGCCTCGATCCTCTACCGCGTCAGCAACCTGATCCTGGCGCAGCAGGAGCAGTTGGCCGAGCTGCAAACCCGCGACAACGGCAAGCCGCTGGCCGAGACCCGTGGGCTGGTGGCCAGCGCGGCGGCGACCGCGCGCTACTTTGCCGCCGCCTGCGAGGTGTTGGAAGGCGAGCTGCCGACCCCGCGCAGCGCTGAGGTGATGACGCTCAGCCAGTACCAACCGATGGGGGTGATCGCCGCCATTACGCCGTGGAACTCGCCGATCGCCAGCGAAATGCAGAAGGTGGCGCCGGCGCTGGCGGCGGGCAACGCGGTGGTGCTCAAACCGGCCGAAGCCACGCCGCTGATGGCGCTGAAGCTGGCCGAGCTGTTCGAACAGGCGGGCCTGCCGGCCGGGCTGCTCAGCGTGTTGCCGGGCAAAGGTTCGGTGATCGGCGAGGCGTTGGCGCGCCATCCGCTGGTGAAAAAGATCGCCTTTACCGGCGGGACCAGTACCGGGCGCCATTTGGCGCACATCGCCGCCGACAAGCTGATCCCCACCTCGCTGGAGCTGGGGGGCAAATCGCCGACCATCGTGCTGGAGGACGCCGATCTGGAACAGGCGGCGCGCGGCATCTGCTACGGCATCTTCAGCTCCGCCGGCCAGGCGTGCATCGCCGGTTCGCGGCTGTTCGTGCATCGTTCGCTGTATCAGCCGCTGCTGGCGCGCTTGACCGAACTGACGGCGGGGCTGCGCATCGGCAACCCGCTGGTGCCGGGCGTGCACCTCGGCCCGCTGATCAGCGCCAAACATCGGCAAAGCGTGGCGGACTACGTGGCGCTGGCGCGGCAGGAGGGCGGTCGGGTGATCATCGGCGGTGAAGCGCCGGCCGATCCGCAGCTGGCGAGCGGTAGCTATTACCTGCCGACCATTATTGAAGGCTTGAACAACGACGCCCGCGTTTGCCAGGAAGAGATCTTCGGCCCGGTGCTGGTGGCGCTGCCGTTTGACGATGAGCAACAGCTGATCGAACAGGCAAATGACTCGGTGTACGGCCTGGCGGCCGGCATCTGGAGCCGCGACTTCCCTCGCGCGATGGCGCTGGCGGAGCGGCTGGAAACCGGCACCGTCTGGGTCAATACCTACAAAACGTTCTCGATTTCCACGCCGTTCGGCGGTTTCAAGGAAAGCGGGCTGGGCCGCGAAAAAGGCCTGAACGGCATCAAGGCCTACATGCAGCAGAAAAGCGTGTATCTGGCGCTGAGCCATCAGGTGAACCGCTGGAGCGACTAG
- a CDS encoding alpha/beta fold hydrolase: protein MNGLAQRQRARCGAYTLSWREAGQGRPVVLLHGISSGSASWIKQLNDSGLTDGHRLLAWDAPGYGGSLPLADPQADAAGYAAALAALIDELQLAQPLIVGHSLGALIGSAYAAGYPDGLCGLALADPAQGYATAPEEKRRQVYGQRQQMIETLGPVGYGEQRAAALLREGADPQDIAWVRNGMQQLDPDGFLRAAWMLANDDIDRYLARYRGPLEVWCGEQDRITPPEKAAELAREQDATLRLIAAAGHASYLDAPACFNRYLRDFTGAIQR from the coding sequence ATGAACGGCCTGGCGCAACGCCAACGGGCGCGCTGCGGGGCGTATACCCTGAGCTGGCGCGAGGCCGGGCAGGGGCGGCCGGTGGTGTTGCTGCACGGCATCAGCTCCGGATCGGCCTCGTGGATCAAGCAGCTCAACGATAGCGGCCTGACGGATGGCCACCGTCTGTTGGCGTGGGACGCGCCGGGCTACGGCGGCAGCCTGCCGTTGGCGGATCCGCAGGCCGATGCCGCCGGTTATGCGGCGGCGTTGGCGGCGCTGATAGATGAGCTGCAACTGGCGCAGCCGCTGATCGTCGGCCATTCGCTGGGGGCGCTGATCGGCAGCGCCTATGCCGCCGGCTATCCGGACGGGTTATGCGGATTGGCGTTGGCGGATCCGGCGCAGGGCTATGCCACGGCGCCGGAGGAAAAACGCCGGCAGGTGTACGGCCAGCGCCAACAGATGATAGAGACGCTGGGGCCGGTGGGCTACGGCGAGCAGCGGGCGGCGGCCTTGCTGCGTGAAGGGGCGGATCCGCAGGACATCGCCTGGGTGCGCAACGGCATGCAGCAGCTCGATCCCGACGGCTTTCTGAGAGCCGCCTGGATGCTGGCCAACGACGATATCGACCGCTATCTGGCGCGCTATCGCGGCCCGCTGGAAGTCTGGTGCGGTGAGCAGGATCGCATTACGCCGCCGGAGAAGGCGGCCGAGCTGGCGCGTGAGCAGGACGCGACGCTGCGTTTGATCGCCGCCGCCGGCCATGCCAGCTACCTCGACGCGCCGGCGTGTTTCAACCGCTATCTGCGGGACTTTACGGGAGCAATCCAACGATGA
- the tkt gene encoding transketolase, producing MSSRKELANAIRALSMDAVQKANSGHPGAPMGMADIAEVLWRDYLNHNPTNPHWADRDRFVLSNGHGSMLIYSLLHLTGYDLPMRELENFRQLHSKTPGHPEYGYTPGVETTTGPLGQGIANAVGFAIAERTLAAQFNRPGHDIVDHHTYAFMGDGCMMEGISHEVCSLAGTLKLGKLTAFYDDNGISIDGHVDGWFTDDTALRFEAYGWHVVRNVDGHNPDAIKAAIEEARKVTDKPSLLMCKTVIGFGSPNKAGTHDVHGAALGAAEVAATREALGWKYAAFEIPQDIYAQWDAKEAGQAKEAAWNDKFAAYARAFPELAAEFKRRMNGELPADWKADAKAFVEKLQANPANIASRKASQNALEAFGKVLPEFLGGSADLAPSNLTMWSGSKALNVDPAGNYIHYGVREFGMTAITNGIALHGGFLPYSATFLMFVEYARNAVRMAALMKLRNVFVYTHDSIGLGEDGPTHQPVEQLASLRVTPNMSTWRPCDQVESAVAWQYGIERNDGPTTLVFSRQNLTQQPRTAEQLANVYRGGYVLKDCAGTPDVILIATGSEVGITVEAADKLTAAGRKVRVVSMPSTDAFDKQDAAYRESVLPAAVTARVAVEAGIADYWYKYVGLNGAIVGMTTFGESAPAEQLFAEFGFTVDNVVAKAQALLK from the coding sequence ATGTCCTCTCGTAAAGAGCTTGCCAACGCCATCCGCGCACTCAGCATGGACGCCGTACAAAAAGCCAATTCCGGCCACCCGGGTGCCCCTATGGGCATGGCGGACATCGCCGAAGTCCTGTGGCGTGACTACCTCAACCACAACCCGACTAACCCGCACTGGGCTGACCGCGACCGTTTCGTGCTCTCCAACGGCCACGGCTCCATGTTGATTTACAGCCTCCTGCACCTCACCGGCTACGACCTGCCGATGCGCGAGCTGGAAAACTTCCGTCAGCTGCATTCCAAAACCCCAGGGCACCCGGAGTACGGCTACACCCCGGGCGTTGAGACCACCACCGGCCCGCTGGGCCAGGGCATCGCCAACGCCGTCGGCTTCGCCATCGCCGAACGCACCCTGGCCGCGCAGTTCAACCGCCCGGGCCACGACATCGTTGACCACCACACCTACGCCTTCATGGGCGACGGCTGCATGATGGAAGGCATCTCGCACGAAGTCTGCTCTCTGGCCGGTACCCTCAAGCTCGGCAAGCTGACCGCTTTCTACGATGACAACGGCATCTCCATCGACGGCCACGTCGACGGCTGGTTCACCGACGACACCGCCCTGCGCTTCGAAGCCTACGGCTGGCACGTGGTGCGCAACGTCGACGGCCACAACCCGGACGCCATCAAGGCCGCGATTGAAGAAGCCCGCAAGGTGACCGACAAGCCGTCGCTGCTGATGTGCAAGACCGTTATCGGCTTCGGTTCGCCGAACAAGGCCGGCACCCATGACGTGCACGGCGCCGCGCTGGGCGCCGCCGAAGTGGCCGCCACCCGCGAAGCGCTGGGCTGGAAATACGCCGCCTTTGAAATCCCGCAGGACATCTACGCCCAGTGGGACGCCAAGGAAGCCGGTCAGGCCAAAGAAGCGGCCTGGAACGACAAATTCGCCGCCTACGCCAGGGCCTTCCCGGAGCTGGCCGCCGAGTTCAAGCGCCGCATGAACGGCGAGCTGCCGGCCGACTGGAAAGCCGACGCCAAGGCGTTCGTGGAAAAACTGCAGGCCAACCCGGCCAACATCGCCAGCCGCAAGGCGTCGCAGAACGCGCTGGAAGCGTTCGGCAAGGTGCTGCCGGAGTTCCTGGGCGGCTCCGCCGACCTGGCGCCGAGCAACCTGACCATGTGGTCAGGCTCGAAAGCGCTGAACGTTGACCCGGCGGGCAACTACATTCATTACGGCGTGCGCGAGTTCGGCATGACCGCCATCACCAACGGCATCGCGCTGCACGGCGGCTTCCTGCCGTACTCGGCGACTTTCCTGATGTTCGTGGAATACGCCCGCAACGCGGTGCGCATGGCGGCGCTGATGAAGCTGCGCAACGTGTTCGTCTACACCCACGACTCCATCGGTCTGGGCGAAGACGGCCCGACCCACCAGCCGGTGGAGCAGCTGGCAAGCCTGCGCGTGACCCCGAACATGAGTACCTGGCGCCCGTGCGACCAGGTGGAATCGGCGGTGGCGTGGCAGTACGGCATCGAGCGCAACGACGGCCCGACCACGCTGGTGTTCTCGCGCCAGAACCTGACCCAGCAGCCACGCACCGCAGAGCAGCTGGCGAACGTGTACCGCGGCGGCTACGTGCTGAAAGACTGCGCGGGCACGCCGGACGTTATCCTGATTGCCACCGGCTCCGAAGTGGGCATCACGGTGGAAGCGGCGGACAAGCTGACTGCGGCGGGCCGCAAGGTGCGCGTGGTGTCGATGCCGTCGACGGACGCGTTCGACAAGCAGGATGCGGCGTACCGCGAGTCGGTGCTGCCGGCGGCGGTGACGGCGCGCGTGGCGGTGGAAGCGGGTATCG
- a CDS encoding M48 family metallopeptidase: MKIRTSLIALGIATLATGCQNLNTETLMQSGAQAFQAATLSNNDVKALSDKSCAEMDSKAQIAPADSTYAKRLNKIAAALGDNINGTPANYKVYVTKDVNAWAMANGCIRVYSGLMDMMNDNEVEGVLGHEMGHVALGHTRKAMQVAYGTVALRTAASSAGGVIGSLSQSQLADIGEKLVSAQFSQKQESEADDYSFDLLKKRGIDPNGLATSFEKLAQMEAGRQSSMFDDHPSSQARAQHIRDRIAAEK; this comes from the coding sequence ATGAAGATCCGTACCTCTTTGATTGCGTTGGGCATTGCCACCCTGGCAACCGGCTGTCAAAACCTGAATACCGAAACCTTGATGCAGTCCGGCGCGCAGGCATTCCAGGCGGCGACCCTGAGCAACAACGACGTTAAGGCCCTGAGTGATAAATCCTGCGCCGAGATGGACAGCAAGGCACAAATCGCGCCGGCCGACAGCACCTACGCCAAGCGTCTCAACAAAATCGCCGCGGCGCTGGGCGACAACATCAACGGCACCCCGGCCAACTACAAGGTCTACGTGACCAAAGACGTCAACGCCTGGGCGATGGCCAACGGCTGCATCCGCGTCTACAGCGGCCTGATGGACATGATGAACGACAACGAAGTCGAAGGCGTGCTGGGCCATGAAATGGGCCACGTGGCGCTGGGCCACACCCGCAAGGCGATGCAGGTGGCTTACGGCACCGTGGCGCTGCGCACCGCGGCGTCCTCCGCCGGGGGCGTCATCGGCTCGCTGTCGCAGTCGCAGCTGGCGGACATCGGCGAGAAGCTGGTCAGCGCCCAGTTCTCGCAGAAGCAGGAAAGCGAAGCGGATGATTACTCGTTCGATCTGCTGAAAAAGCGCGGCATCGATCCGAATGGCCTGGCCACCAGCTTCGAAAAACTGGCCCAGATGGAAGCCGGCCGTCAGAGCAGCATGTTCGACGATCACCCGTCTTCCCAAGCGCGCGCTCAGCACATTCGCGATCGCATCGCGGCAGAGAAATAA
- a CDS encoding thiamine pyrophosphate-binding protein, producing MSDKITVGEAIARTLEQYAVSAMYGIISIHNLPIADAVGQRDKIRFVPARGEAGAVTMADAHGRFSGLGVALTSTGAGAGNAVGAMIEALNANTPLLHITGQVEKAYLDADAGFIHETRDQLGFLRACSKRAYRVNSPEQAVAVIQRAILDAQTVPCGPVAVEIPIDIQSSLVSRSVLTEPLAPAPLPQADDAAVERLHQRLKQAKRPLLWLGGGALACGDAVRKLADAGVAVISSTHGRGILPDSHPRSLRAFHNSPSIEAILTQCDLTLVAGSRLRSNETRTWTLPLPRPLVQIDIDPAAANRNYLADEQINGDCAALLAALAARLSPGEKVNAEWDAEIAGAVQQAERALRQQSGEYAKLNDAIDAALPQDGLLVRDITVSGSVWGSRLFRAISPLCNIHSLAGAIGMGLPMAIGTAIANPQRKVVGLVGDGGLALGLGELATMAQEQVNITLIIMNDGGYGVMRGIQDKYFAGRQYYNELHTPAFTQIAEAMGLKAWKVDAASQFNGVLAEAINYPGPSVVEVDMKQVGPLTFAGPPQKTLY from the coding sequence ATGAGCGATAAAATCACGGTTGGCGAGGCGATAGCCCGGACTCTGGAACAGTACGCGGTGTCGGCGATGTACGGCATCATTTCGATTCATAATCTGCCGATCGCCGATGCGGTGGGGCAGCGCGATAAAATTCGCTTCGTGCCGGCGCGCGGCGAAGCGGGGGCGGTCACCATGGCCGACGCGCACGGGCGCTTCTCCGGCCTGGGCGTGGCGTTGACCAGCACCGGCGCCGGCGCCGGCAACGCGGTGGGGGCGATGATTGAGGCGCTCAACGCCAACACGCCGCTGCTGCATATCACCGGCCAGGTGGAAAAAGCCTATCTGGACGCCGACGCCGGTTTTATTCATGAAACCCGCGATCAGCTCGGCTTCCTGCGCGCCTGCTCCAAGCGCGCTTATCGGGTCAATTCGCCGGAGCAGGCGGTGGCGGTGATCCAGCGGGCGATCCTGGATGCGCAAACCGTGCCCTGTGGCCCGGTGGCGGTCGAGATCCCGATCGATATTCAAAGCAGCCTGGTTTCCCGTTCGGTGCTGACCGAACCGTTGGCGCCGGCGCCGCTGCCGCAGGCGGACGATGCGGCGGTGGAACGGCTGCATCAGCGGCTGAAACAGGCCAAGCGCCCGCTGCTGTGGTTGGGGGGCGGCGCCTTGGCCTGCGGCGACGCGGTGCGCAAGCTGGCGGACGCCGGCGTAGCGGTGATCTCCAGCACCCACGGGCGCGGCATTCTGCCGGACAGCCATCCGCGCAGCCTGCGGGCGTTCCATAACTCACCGAGCATCGAAGCGATCCTGACGCAGTGCGATCTGACGCTGGTGGCCGGTTCGCGCCTGCGCAGTAATGAAACCCGCACCTGGACGCTGCCGCTGCCGCGCCCGCTGGTGCAGATTGACATCGATCCGGCGGCGGCCAACCGCAACTATCTGGCTGATGAGCAGATCAACGGCGACTGTGCGGCGCTGCTCGCGGCGCTGGCGGCGCGGCTGAGCCCCGGCGAGAAGGTCAACGCCGAGTGGGATGCCGAGATCGCGGGGGCGGTGCAGCAGGCGGAGCGCGCGCTGCGCCAGCAGTCCGGCGAATACGCCAAACTCAACGACGCCATCGACGCCGCGCTGCCGCAGGACGGGTTGCTGGTACGCGATATCACCGTTTCCGGCAGCGTCTGGGGCAGCCGGCTGTTCCGGGCGATCTCGCCGCTGTGCAACATTCACTCGCTGGCGGGCGCCATCGGTATGGGGCTGCCGATGGCTATCGGCACCGCGATCGCCAACCCGCAGCGCAAGGTGGTGGGGCTGGTGGGCGACGGTGGTCTGGCGCTGGGCCTGGGCGAGCTGGCGACCATGGCGCAGGAACAGGTGAACATCACCCTGATTATCATGAACGACGGCGGTTATGGCGTGATGCGCGGTATTCAGGACAAGTACTTCGCCGGGCGTCAGTATTACAACGAGCTGCATACGCCGGCCTTTACCCAGATCGCCGAAGCGATGGGGTTGAAAGCCTGGAAGGTGGACGCGGCGTCGCAGTTCAACGGCGTGCTGGCCGAGGCGATCAACTACCCGGGGCCGTCGGTGGTCGAGGTGGACATGAAGCAGGTCGGGCCGCTGACCTTCGCCGGGCCGCCGCAGAAGACGCTGTATTGA
- a CDS encoding SDR family oxidoreductase, whose translation MNFQLENRVAVVTGGSSGIGFETLKLLLAEGAKVAFCGRDPDKLAGAEASLRAEFPQAEILALRCDVLDAQQVAQFAAQVTAHFGGVDLLINNAGQGFVAHFDQTPREAWLHEAELKLFGVINPVQAFLPALERSAIASITCVNSLLALQPEEHMIATSAARAALLNMTLTLSKELVGKGIRVNSILLGMVESGQWRRRFDERSDKDQSWEQWTAAIAERRGIPMKRLGKPQEPAQALLFLASPLASFTTGAALDVSGGFNRHV comes from the coding sequence ATGAATTTTCAGCTTGAGAATCGGGTGGCGGTGGTGACCGGCGGCTCGTCGGGCATCGGTTTCGAAACCCTGAAGCTGCTGCTGGCCGAAGGGGCTAAGGTGGCGTTCTGCGGCCGCGATCCGGACAAACTGGCCGGCGCGGAGGCCAGCCTGCGTGCGGAGTTTCCGCAGGCGGAGATCCTGGCGCTGCGCTGCGACGTGCTGGACGCGCAGCAGGTGGCGCAGTTCGCCGCTCAGGTGACGGCGCATTTCGGCGGCGTGGATCTGCTGATCAACAATGCCGGTCAGGGCTTCGTCGCCCATTTTGACCAGACGCCGCGCGAAGCCTGGCTGCATGAGGCCGAGCTGAAGCTGTTCGGCGTGATCAACCCGGTGCAGGCGTTCTTACCGGCGCTGGAACGGTCGGCGATCGCGTCTATCACCTGCGTGAACTCGCTGCTGGCGCTGCAGCCGGAAGAACACATGATCGCCACCTCGGCGGCGCGCGCCGCGCTGCTCAACATGACGCTGACGCTGTCGAAAGAGCTGGTGGGCAAGGGCATTCGCGTTAACTCGATCTTGCTGGGGATGGTGGAGTCAGGCCAGTGGCGCCGCCGTTTCGACGAGCGCAGCGATAAAGATCAAAGCTGGGAACAGTGGACGGCGGCGATCGCCGAACGGCGCGGCATCCCGATGAAGCGCCTGGGCAAGCCGCAGGAGCCGGCGCAGGCGCTGCTGTTCCTCGCTTCGCCGCTGGCTTCCTTTACCACCGGCGCGGCGCTGGACGTATCCGGCGGCTTTAACCGCCATGTGTAG
- a CDS encoding MFS transporter, with the protein MTTQDIDARAGRAGEAVAENPQQRVRWSVPIALFACVLLAFFDKISIAALFSDSEFQQALGIGFDPARLGLLMSAFLFSYGISSMLLSGIGDRLNPVKVLIGMMVVWGVLMVLMGMTRSYHAMMTLRILLGIAEGPLLPMAYAIIRQAFPPQLQARATMLWLLGTPLGAALGFPVTLYILNTFDWQATFFFMAFLTLPVMLLVLFGMRHLNVARPAAATKPAVSERKQHRRELLRSPHFWMICLFNIAFLTYLWGMNGWLPSYLIKGKGIHLEHAGYLSSLPFIAMLLGEVLGAWLSDKLDRRALACFLSLCGAGLGLAVVLHLQGTYSVIAAMAFSTFMWGAGAPNIFALLAKATSSKVSATAGGIFNGLGNFAGALAPVLMGALIAATGNMDNGLLFLVVMAFVGCLILLPLLRKY; encoded by the coding sequence ATGACTACGCAAGACATTGACGCCCGCGCTGGACGGGCGGGGGAAGCCGTTGCCGAAAATCCGCAGCAGCGGGTGCGCTGGTCGGTGCCGATCGCGCTGTTCGCCTGCGTGCTGCTGGCGTTTTTCGACAAGATCAGCATCGCGGCGCTGTTTTCCGATAGCGAGTTCCAGCAGGCGTTAGGGATCGGGTTTGACCCGGCGCGGCTGGGTTTGCTGATGAGCGCGTTTCTGTTCTCCTACGGCATTTCCTCGATGCTGCTCAGCGGCATCGGCGATCGGCTTAATCCGGTCAAGGTATTGATTGGCATGATGGTGGTGTGGGGCGTGCTGATGGTGTTGATGGGGATGACGCGTTCCTATCACGCCATGATGACGCTGCGCATTCTGCTCGGCATCGCCGAAGGGCCGCTGCTGCCGATGGCCTACGCCATTATTCGTCAGGCCTTCCCGCCGCAGCTGCAGGCGCGCGCCACCATGCTGTGGCTGCTCGGCACGCCGCTGGGCGCCGCGCTTGGCTTCCCGGTCACCCTGTACATCCTCAATACCTTCGACTGGCAGGCCACCTTCTTCTTTATGGCGTTTCTGACGCTGCCGGTGATGTTGCTGGTGCTGTTCGGCATGCGCCACCTGAACGTCGCGCGCCCGGCGGCGGCGACCAAGCCGGCGGTGTCCGAACGTAAACAGCATCGCCGCGAGCTGCTGCGCAGCCCGCACTTTTGGATGATCTGCCTGTTCAACATCGCCTTCCTGACCTACCTGTGGGGCATGAACGGCTGGTTGCCGAGCTACCTGATCAAGGGGAAAGGCATTCATCTGGAGCATGCCGGTTACCTCTCTTCGCTGCCGTTCATCGCCATGCTGCTTGGCGAAGTGCTGGGCGCCTGGCTGTCGGACAAGCTGGATCGGCGCGCGCTGGCCTGTTTCCTGTCGCTGTGCGGCGCCGGCCTCGGTCTGGCGGTGGTGCTGCACCTGCAGGGCACCTACAGCGTAATCGCCGCCATGGCCTTCAGCACCTTTATGTGGGGCGCCGGCGCGCCGAATATTTTCGCGCTGTTGGCGAAGGCGACCAGCAGCAAGGTCAGCGCCACCGCCGGCGGCATCTTCAACGGGTTGGGCAATTTTGCCGGCGCGCTGGCACCGGTGCTGATGGGGGCGTTGATCGCCGCCACCGGCAATATGGATAACGGCCTGCTGTTCCTGGTGGTGATGGCTTTCGTCGGCTGCCTCATTCTGCTGCCGTTACTGAGAAAGTACTGA
- a CDS encoding aspartate dehydrogenase, which produces MKKIMMIGYGAMAKEVIARLPEGVEVGWILARAAHHAAIAAAFGGRVQALTHPEQCLQRPDLVLECASQQAVAEFGEAVLQRGWPLALISTGALADAALQQRLQQVCRRHHGQLIVLSGAVAGMDGLASAREGGLESVTYQASKSPASWRGSPAEQLIDLDAVSEAQVFFEGSAREAARLFPANANVAATIALNGLGMDATRVRLQVDPATRRNTHRLQVCGDFGEFHIELSGTPLASNPKTSTLAALSAVQACRRLVDGGFIA; this is translated from the coding sequence ATGAAGAAGATCATGATGATTGGCTACGGCGCGATGGCGAAGGAAGTGATCGCCCGTTTGCCGGAAGGCGTGGAGGTCGGTTGGATCCTGGCGCGCGCGGCTCATCATGCGGCGATCGCCGCGGCCTTTGGCGGGCGGGTGCAGGCGCTGACCCATCCCGAGCAGTGTTTGCAGCGGCCGGATCTGGTACTGGAGTGCGCCAGCCAGCAGGCGGTGGCGGAGTTCGGCGAAGCGGTGCTGCAGCGCGGTTGGCCGCTGGCGCTGATCTCGACCGGCGCGCTGGCGGACGCCGCATTGCAACAGCGGCTGCAGCAGGTTTGCCGCCGCCATCACGGGCAGCTAATCGTGCTGTCCGGTGCGGTGGCGGGGATGGATGGGCTGGCGTCGGCGCGCGAAGGCGGGCTGGAGAGCGTGACTTATCAGGCCAGCAAAAGCCCGGCCAGCTGGCGAGGCAGCCCGGCGGAGCAGCTGATCGACCTCGATGCGGTGAGCGAAGCGCAGGTATTTTTTGAAGGCTCGGCGCGCGAAGCGGCGCGTTTGTTCCCGGCCAATGCCAACGTGGCGGCCACCATTGCGCTCAACGGTCTGGGGATGGACGCCACCCGGGTGCGCCTGCAGGTCGATCCCGCCACCCGGCGCAATACCCATCGTCTGCAGGTATGCGGCGACTTTGGCGAATTTCACATCGAGCTGAGCGGCACCCCGCTGGCAAGCAATCCCAAAACATCAACCCTGGCGGCGCTGAGCGCGGTACAAGCCTGCCGCCGTCTGGTGGACGGCGGTTTTATTGCCTGA
- a CDS encoding cupin domain-containing protein, which yields MSQVENKAGVKPQDLSMENWVESRIARFEGRKYDWNALKFQADFDPKYRRAQMRYIGTGATGVASDANTIPAGNFTFSTMVLPSKCEGPLHLHDDVEEVFFMLKGSITLMIQDGEEYYETRLKERDLISVPAGVYRGLFNHGEEEALMCVMLGTAKPEIPTYPADHPLSKVKRN from the coding sequence ATGTCTCAGGTTGAGAACAAAGCCGGCGTCAAGCCGCAGGATCTGTCGATGGAAAATTGGGTGGAGTCGCGCATCGCCCGTTTCGAAGGCCGTAAATACGACTGGAACGCGCTGAAATTCCAGGCCGACTTTGACCCGAAATACCGCCGCGCGCAGATGCGCTACATCGGCACCGGCGCCACCGGCGTGGCCAGCGACGCCAACACCATTCCGGCGGGCAATTTCACCTTCTCCACCATGGTGCTGCCGTCGAAGTGCGAGGGCCCGCTGCACCTGCACGACGACGTGGAGGAAGTGTTCTTCATGCTGAAGGGCAGCATCACGCTGATGATTCAGGACGGCGAAGAGTATTACGAGACCAGGCTGAAAGAGCGCGATCTGATCTCGGTGCCGGCGGGGGTGTATCGCGGCCTGTTCAACCACGGTGAGGAAGAGGCGCTGATGTGCGTGATGCTCGGCACCGCCAAGCCGGAGATCCCGACCTATCCGGCGGATCATCCGCTATCCAAAGTGAAGCGCAACTGA